A genomic stretch from Bordetella sp. N includes:
- a CDS encoding ABC transporter ATP-binding protein gives MAQPDPSQERAPVLEVRGLTVALPAGADRVHALQGVDLTLRAGEIHCVVGESGSGKSMTASAILGLLPVGAKVQAGAILLAGDDMLALTQAQLRRIRGARVSMIFQDPMTALNPLHTVGRQIAETFRLHRRLKRAQTRAKVLELLAQVGLPEPAAVARAYPHELSGGQRQRAMIAMALALDPEVLIADEPTTALDVTTQAQILALIKDLQSRRGTAVLFITHDFGVVAEVADRVTVMQDGQVRESGSATQVLNQPRHAYTRTLIAAVPPPLPQGAASHGAPAPLTVSRGGVGALSTGPDASAVPQPATALHVRDLSLTYRSTGFIRRARVTTALHNVNISLAAGETLGIVGESGSGKSTLARCILRLLTPQEGSIDVAGVDGADRTRQGQLRYAAQVQMVFQDPYGSLNPRRRVGDLIAQGPITHGESRESVMPRVEELLRRVGLHPSALDRFPHEFSGGQRQRIGLARALALRPRLLVADEPVSALDVSVQAQVLGLLAELKQDLGLSLLFITHDLRVGARICDRVAVMRQGEVVEIGPASQVFGAPVHPYTRDLLAAVPGRHWVPRSAPAGGVAAGAEDGSGSVRAAA, from the coding sequence ATGGCACAGCCGGACCCCAGCCAGGAACGGGCGCCTGTCCTGGAAGTGCGGGGCTTGACCGTGGCGCTGCCCGCGGGAGCGGACCGCGTACACGCGCTGCAGGGTGTCGACCTTACCCTGCGGGCCGGCGAGATCCATTGCGTCGTGGGCGAAAGCGGCAGCGGCAAGTCGATGACCGCCAGCGCCATCCTGGGGCTGCTGCCGGTCGGCGCGAAAGTGCAAGCAGGCGCGATCCTGCTGGCTGGTGACGATATGCTGGCGCTGACCCAGGCGCAATTGCGGCGCATTCGCGGCGCGCGCGTCAGCATGATCTTCCAGGACCCCATGACGGCGCTGAACCCTTTGCATACGGTGGGCCGCCAGATCGCCGAGACGTTCCGCCTGCATCGTCGCCTGAAGCGTGCGCAGACGCGTGCCAAGGTGCTGGAGCTGCTGGCCCAGGTGGGCTTGCCCGAACCAGCGGCCGTGGCGCGCGCTTACCCCCATGAGCTGTCTGGAGGACAGCGCCAAAGGGCCATGATCGCCATGGCGCTGGCGCTCGATCCGGAGGTCTTGATCGCGGATGAACCCACCACCGCGCTCGACGTCACGACGCAGGCGCAGATATTGGCCCTGATCAAGGACCTGCAATCGCGCCGGGGGACGGCGGTGCTTTTCATCACCCACGATTTCGGCGTGGTGGCGGAGGTGGCAGACCGCGTGACGGTGATGCAGGACGGACAGGTAAGGGAGTCGGGCAGCGCCACCCAGGTCTTGAACCAGCCGCGTCATGCCTATACCCGTACGCTGATCGCCGCAGTGCCGCCTCCGTTACCGCAGGGAGCAGCGAGCCACGGGGCACCGGCACCGCTGACCGTTTCCCGCGGCGGGGTTGGCGCGCTGTCGACGGGCCCTGACGCTAGCGCCGTCCCGCAACCGGCGACGGCCCTGCATGTCCGCGACCTATCCCTGACATATCGCAGTACGGGTTTCATCCGGCGCGCCCGGGTTACCACCGCGCTACACAACGTGAATATCAGTCTGGCTGCGGGGGAAACGCTCGGCATCGTAGGGGAGAGCGGATCGGGCAAGTCGACGCTTGCGCGCTGCATCCTGCGTCTGCTTACGCCGCAGGAAGGCAGTATCGACGTGGCGGGTGTCGACGGCGCGGACCGCACGCGGCAAGGGCAGCTTCGCTACGCCGCGCAGGTGCAGATGGTGTTCCAGGATCCGTATGGGTCTCTGAATCCGCGCCGCCGCGTTGGCGACCTGATCGCGCAGGGGCCCATCACGCACGGTGAATCGCGGGAGTCGGTGATGCCGCGGGTAGAGGAGTTGCTGCGTCGCGTCGGGCTGCACCCTTCGGCGCTGGACCGTTTCCCGCACGAGTTTTCGGGCGGGCAGAGGCAACGTATTGGTCTGGCCCGGGCCTTGGCGCTGCGCCCGCGCCTGCTGGTCGCGGATGAGCCCGTGTCAGCGCTCGATGTTTCCGTCCAGGCGCAGGTGCTGGGCTTGTTGGCGGAGCTGAAGCAGGACCTGGGCCTGTCGTTGCTGTTCATCACCCATGACTTGCGCGTCGGGGCCCGCATCTGCGATCGGGTGGCCGTCATGCGGCAAGGGGAGGTGGTGGAGATCGGACCTGCCAGCCAGGTGTTTGGCGCGCCCGTGCATCCCTACACGCGTGATCTGCTGGCTGCCGTGCCCGGGCGTCACTGGGTGCCGCGGTCGGCACCCGCCGGGGGCGTAGCGGCAGGCGCCGAAGATGGCAGCGGCAGCGTGCGCGCCGCCGCTTAG
- a CDS encoding tripartite tricarboxylate transporter substrate binding protein translates to MVFRHSLGLAGHLAQGKRRALACLAVTAAATLLFTHAMPARAAEAAASYPSKVIRIIVPNPPGGASDVLARLLGKKLTEKWGQSVVVENKAGANGSIGANFVAKSDADGYTLLLMDSGSLTISPSIMKLNYSPTEDLAPISIVAYSPHILVVSNKLPVHNLQELIAYAKANKGKLNYGETAGSITHLAGVVLAQKEGIDWNYIGYKGGSQVLTDLTGGQIDVTMNSFLATYPLVKGGAIRLIAVASPQRYALIPDTPAIAERVPDFVTGSWQALLAPAGTPPAVVEKIHAAIAEITAQADTKQRFVELGSEPVDKTPAEIAKWLREETDRWGKVVKDGDIKVF, encoded by the coding sequence ATGGTTTTTCGCCACTCGCTTGGGCTGGCCGGTCACCTGGCGCAGGGCAAGCGCCGCGCCCTCGCCTGCCTGGCCGTCACCGCCGCCGCCACGCTGCTGTTCACCCACGCCATGCCGGCGCGCGCGGCTGAGGCAGCCGCCAGCTATCCCAGCAAGGTCATCCGCATCATCGTCCCCAATCCTCCGGGCGGCGCGTCCGATGTGTTGGCGCGACTGCTGGGCAAGAAGCTGACCGAGAAGTGGGGGCAGTCCGTCGTCGTCGAAAACAAGGCGGGCGCCAATGGCAGTATCGGCGCGAACTTTGTCGCGAAGTCCGATGCGGACGGCTATACGCTGCTGTTGATGGACTCGGGCAGCCTGACCATCTCGCCGAGCATCATGAAGCTCAACTACAGTCCGACCGAGGACCTGGCGCCGATATCCATCGTGGCCTACTCGCCGCACATCCTGGTGGTCAGCAACAAGCTGCCGGTGCATAACCTGCAGGAGCTGATCGCTTACGCGAAGGCGAACAAGGGCAAGCTGAATTACGGCGAGACCGCGGGCTCGATCACCCACCTGGCCGGCGTGGTGCTGGCACAGAAAGAAGGGATCGACTGGAACTACATCGGGTACAAGGGCGGATCGCAGGTGCTGACCGACCTGACGGGCGGGCAGATCGACGTCACGATGAACAGCTTTCTTGCGACCTATCCCTTGGTGAAAGGCGGCGCGATACGGTTGATCGCGGTGGCAAGTCCGCAGCGCTATGCGCTCATTCCCGATACGCCCGCGATTGCGGAGCGTGTGCCGGATTTCGTGACCGGCTCCTGGCAAGCCTTGCTCGCCCCGGCGGGAACACCACCCGCCGTGGTGGAGAAGATCCATGCCGCCATCGCCGAGATCACCGCACAGGCTGACACGAAGCAGCGCTTCGTCGAACTGGGTTCAGAGCCGGTGGACAAGACACCGGCCGAGATCGCCAAGTGGTTGCGCGAAGAGACCGACCGCTGGGGCAAGGTCGTGAAGGACGGGGATATCAAGGTGTTTTGA
- a CDS encoding FadR/GntR family transcriptional regulator — protein MTDASPDRRLGDKVYEQLLALLGTEGFETHARLPGEIELARRFAVSRPVLRQALARLRAEGRISARKGSGNYVEALQPQAEIVEFGPLTSIPDIKTFLDFRCALEGEIVARTAVDADASAIEEIARRQDAFEQALQAGGSGIDEDIAFHAAIAAACGNRFFEMTMTALVAQTRFSIDLVRKLAGPTQAQRRQAVLAEHRAIVAAIAARDPVAARAAMSAHLQGGIARLFGSTK, from the coding sequence ATGACTGACGCTTCCCCCGATCGCCGCCTTGGCGACAAGGTCTATGAACAACTCCTCGCCCTGCTGGGCACCGAGGGTTTCGAGACCCATGCGCGCCTGCCCGGCGAGATAGAGCTGGCGCGGCGCTTCGCCGTGTCCCGGCCGGTATTGCGCCAGGCCCTGGCGCGGCTGCGCGCGGAAGGCCGGATCTCGGCGCGCAAAGGCTCGGGCAACTATGTGGAAGCGTTGCAGCCGCAGGCGGAGATCGTCGAATTCGGTCCCTTGACCAGCATTCCCGACATCAAGACCTTTCTTGATTTTCGTTGCGCCCTGGAGGGGGAAATCGTCGCGCGTACCGCCGTGGACGCGGATGCGTCGGCGATCGAGGAGATCGCGCGGCGTCAGGATGCTTTCGAGCAGGCCTTGCAGGCAGGCGGCTCCGGCATCGACGAGGACATCGCTTTCCACGCGGCGATTGCCGCGGCCTGCGGCAACCGCTTCTTCGAGATGACGATGACGGCGCTGGTGGCGCAAACGCGTTTCAGCATCGACCTGGTGCGCAAGCTGGCCGGCCCGACGCAGGCGCAGCGGCGGCAGGCGGTGCTGGCCGAGCATCGTGCCATCGTCGCGGCCATCGCGGCGCGCGACCCCGTCGCCGCGCGCGCTGCCATGTCGGCGCACCTGCAAGGCGGGATCGCACGCCTCTTCGGGAGCACCAAGTAG
- a CDS encoding mandelate racemase/muconate lactonizing enzyme family protein, translating into MSTITALRTYRCADRPSLIWLEIDTDEGLTGLGETFRGAAAVETVIHAEVAPQLLGRDASAIEGINGLLTLPYVGYNASGAEVRAASAVDIALWDLAGQRQRVPLYQALGGAARPNIPVYNTCAGYAYNSTGKRRDIGGNDVAAGPYDDQVAFMRDAGALASSLRDEGYGAMKIWPFDIYAPRTQGQVISLPDLKQGLEPFKRARQAVGDDIEIMCEMHGLWGNHAALRICQALEDYGVFWAEDPISKMDDVHTLADLRSRTRTPVCGSESLAGLPVFRDLLAADALDVVMLDLCWCGGLTVARKIAALAQAYAKPLAPHDCTGPVALMAGLHLALHAPTAIYQEVVRATLATWYRDLVTGLPVIEAGIAQPPKGFGLGTRLTDEFKARTDLTVRTSNAI; encoded by the coding sequence ATGTCCACCATCACCGCCTTGCGTACCTACCGCTGCGCCGACCGCCCCAGCCTCATATGGCTGGAAATCGACACCGACGAGGGGCTGACCGGCCTGGGCGAAACGTTTCGCGGGGCCGCGGCGGTGGAAACCGTCATCCATGCCGAAGTCGCGCCGCAACTGCTGGGACGCGATGCATCCGCCATCGAGGGTATCAATGGCCTGCTGACCTTGCCCTATGTGGGCTACAACGCGTCGGGCGCCGAGGTCCGCGCGGCCAGCGCCGTCGACATCGCCCTGTGGGATCTGGCCGGGCAGCGTCAGCGCGTGCCGCTGTACCAGGCGCTGGGCGGTGCGGCCCGTCCCAACATTCCCGTCTACAACACCTGCGCCGGGTACGCGTACAACTCCACCGGCAAGCGGCGCGATATCGGCGGCAACGATGTGGCGGCCGGTCCTTATGACGACCAGGTGGCGTTCATGCGCGATGCCGGCGCGCTGGCATCCAGCCTGCGCGATGAAGGCTACGGTGCCATGAAGATCTGGCCTTTCGATATCTACGCGCCCAGGACCCAGGGCCAGGTGATCAGCCTGCCGGATCTGAAGCAGGGCCTGGAGCCTTTCAAGCGGGCGCGGCAAGCCGTCGGTGACGACATCGAGATCATGTGCGAGATGCATGGTCTGTGGGGCAATCACGCCGCGCTGCGCATCTGCCAGGCGCTGGAGGATTACGGCGTCTTCTGGGCGGAGGATCCGATCTCAAAAATGGATGACGTGCATACGCTGGCCGACCTGCGCAGCCGCACGCGCACGCCGGTCTGCGGCAGCGAATCGCTGGCCGGGCTGCCGGTGTTTCGGGATCTGCTGGCGGCCGACGCGCTGGATGTGGTCATGCTGGACCTCTGCTGGTGCGGCGGCCTGACCGTGGCGCGCAAGATCGCCGCGCTGGCCCAGGCTTACGCCAAGCCCTTGGCGCCGCATGACTGCACCGGTCCGGTGGCGCTGATGGCCGGCCTGCACCTGGCGCTGCATGCGCCCACGGCGATCTACCAGGAAGTGGTGCGCGCCACGCTGGCGACCTGGTACCGCGATCTGGTCACCGGCTTGCCCGTGATCGAGGCCGGCATCGCGCAGCCGCCCAAGGGCTTCGGGCTGGGCACCCGCCTCACCGACGAATTCAAGGCCCGTACCGACCTGACGGTGCGTACCAGCAACGCCATCTAA
- a CDS encoding 2-hydroxyacid dehydrogenase — protein sequence MKILVAGLHAPNAPRLAGLLGAGFDVQAAKTLPAQGDIGVDVLVTNRLTADEAARFKGRLVQVPGAGVDAIEVNAVPASSNVCNVHGHEIPIAEYVVHALLEHFLEPWRLPAILDEQAWPAVYANRPYHREAFGNNVAILGYGHIGEEIARRVQALGMGVIAVTRSGQVKSTVAPNEVVTTKELEAVLTRCAALVLCCPLTDETRGRVGDAALRALGPQGLLVNVARAEVVDEAALYDNLSTGRLGRAVLDVWYRYPSAGETSVTPSRLPLHALPNVRGTPHLSALTPGLLERRYDVIAANIRALQAGTPLRHVLRPAA from the coding sequence ATGAAAATCCTGGTCGCGGGACTGCATGCTCCCAACGCGCCGAGGCTCGCGGGCCTGCTGGGCGCCGGCTTCGACGTGCAAGCCGCCAAGACGCTGCCCGCGCAAGGCGACATCGGTGTCGATGTGCTGGTCACCAACCGCCTGACGGCCGACGAGGCGGCGCGCTTCAAGGGCCGGCTGGTACAGGTGCCCGGCGCGGGTGTCGATGCCATCGAGGTCAACGCCGTGCCCGCGTCCAGCAACGTCTGCAACGTCCACGGCCACGAGATTCCCATCGCCGAGTATGTAGTCCACGCCTTGTTGGAACACTTCCTGGAGCCCTGGCGCCTGCCGGCGATCCTGGATGAGCAAGCCTGGCCAGCCGTGTATGCGAATCGGCCGTACCACCGCGAAGCCTTCGGCAATAACGTCGCCATCCTCGGCTATGGCCACATCGGCGAGGAAATCGCCCGCCGCGTCCAGGCGCTGGGCATGGGTGTCATCGCGGTCACCCGCAGCGGCCAGGTGAAATCCACCGTCGCGCCGAACGAAGTGGTGACGACAAAAGAACTGGAAGCGGTGCTGACGCGCTGCGCGGCGCTGGTGCTGTGCTGCCCCTTGACTGACGAGACCCGCGGACGCGTGGGTGACGCGGCCTTGCGGGCACTGGGGCCGCAAGGTTTGCTGGTCAACGTCGCGCGTGCGGAAGTGGTCGACGAGGCCGCCCTTTATGACAACCTGAGCACCGGCAGGCTGGGGCGCGCGGTGCTGGACGTCTGGTATCGCTATCCAAGCGCCGGCGAAACGTCGGTCACGCCCTCACGCTTGCCCTTGCACGCCTTGCCCAATGTGCGCGGCACGCCGCATCTGTCGGCCTTGACGCCGGGCCTGCTGGAGCGCCGCTATGACGTCATCGCCGCCAACATCCGCGCCTTGCAGGCAGGAACCCCATTGCGACATGTATTGCGGCCCGCGGCGTGA
- a CDS encoding GreA/GreB family elongation factor encodes MQTPSPDRMMTDLDHARLNGMLERLPADGLPSNIEDAAYDLMDSVVTVPVHLIDSDIVTMRSRLKLQTEEDDGDMVITLVYPPESDAATGRISVLSPLGLALIGHRVGQSIGWQGPDRVAHRATLAEILYQPEAAQDYGT; translated from the coding sequence ATGCAGACCCCCAGCCCCGATCGCATGATGACCGATCTCGACCATGCGCGCCTGAACGGCATGCTCGAGCGCCTGCCTGCCGACGGCTTGCCGTCGAATATCGAAGATGCCGCCTATGACCTCATGGATTCCGTGGTGACCGTGCCCGTGCATCTGATCGACTCGGATATCGTGACGATGCGCTCGCGCCTGAAGTTGCAGACAGAAGAGGACGATGGCGACATGGTCATCACGCTGGTCTACCCGCCCGAAAGCGATGCGGCGACCGGCCGAATCTCTGTTCTTTCACCACTGGGATTGGCCCTGATCGGCCACCGCGTCGGCCAATCCATAGGATGGCAGGGCCCGGATCGCGTCGCGCATCGCGCCACGCTGGCGGAAATCCTCTATCAGCCGGAGGCTGCCCAGGATTACGGGACTTGA
- a CDS encoding LysR substrate-binding domain-containing protein produces MRRLCPSLTDLQAFEMAARHGSFTRAAQELSVTQGAVSKQVKQLEQFVGVELFLRLRHGLVLTEAGKVYLDKIQVGLGQIEAATLELISHQGQGGVLHLTSMPTFGARWLIPRLSGFMRLRPEIHLEFMPHRKGYDFSTPELDAAVRFGEGVWPGSGADYIVGRDVVPVGSPKLFPHPCTTPDELLGHPLMHHTSALEGWTDWFTQAGCDSRRTREGARFDQYNLLSQAAAAGFGIALIPRCLIEDELRDGKLATLIDLPIRARQGYYLCYPETKAHQPALQAFRQWLMEESLAAEPRAS; encoded by the coding sequence ATGCGCCGGCTCTGCCCTTCCTTGACCGATCTTCAGGCTTTCGAAATGGCCGCTCGCCACGGCAGCTTCACGCGTGCCGCACAGGAGTTGTCCGTGACGCAGGGGGCAGTGAGCAAGCAGGTCAAGCAGCTGGAGCAGTTTGTCGGCGTCGAACTATTCCTGCGCCTCCGGCATGGGCTGGTGCTGACCGAGGCGGGCAAGGTCTATCTGGACAAGATCCAGGTGGGGCTCGGGCAGATCGAGGCGGCCACGCTAGAGTTGATTTCGCACCAGGGCCAGGGCGGCGTCCTGCACCTGACCAGCATGCCGACCTTCGGAGCGCGCTGGCTGATCCCGCGCCTGTCCGGCTTCATGCGGCTGCGGCCGGAGATTCATCTTGAATTCATGCCGCATCGCAAGGGCTACGATTTTTCCACGCCGGAGCTGGATGCCGCGGTGCGCTTCGGTGAAGGGGTGTGGCCCGGCAGCGGCGCGGATTACATCGTCGGGCGCGACGTGGTGCCGGTGGGCAGCCCGAAGCTCTTTCCCCACCCCTGTACGACGCCAGATGAATTATTGGGGCATCCCTTGATGCACCACACGTCCGCGCTGGAAGGCTGGACCGATTGGTTCACCCAGGCGGGCTGCGACAGCCGACGTACGCGGGAAGGCGCGCGCTTCGATCAGTACAACCTGCTGTCCCAGGCCGCGGCGGCCGGTTTCGGCATTGCGCTGATTCCTCGCTGCCTGATCGAGGACGAACTGCGCGACGGCAAGCTGGCGACCCTGATCGACCTGCCCATCCGGGCGCGGCAGGGCTATTACCTGTGCTATCCGGAAACCAAGGCCCACCAGCCTGCCCTGCAGGCCTTTCGCCAATGGCTGATGGAAGAATCACTGGCGGCCGAACCGCGGGCAAGCTGA
- a CDS encoding tripartite tricarboxylate transporter substrate binding protein BugE translates to MLFKQRLLGLTAVAVLAAVPVLAHADDAYPSKPIRLIVPFPPGGTTDIVGRLFADKLGRELNQTVIVENRGGAGGSIGSAAIANAAPDGYTLGIATASTHGINPAVYAKLPFDAEKDFTPITNLAAVPNIMAINPKIGAKNMAEFIKLAKSEPGKLTYASAGNGSVSHMMGELFKMASGTNLVHVPYRGVGPALNDVLAGQVDVMYDNLPSTLPHVQANRLIAMAVAAPQRVKALPDVPTFAEVGLPAVNDASWFGLVGPGKLPKAVVDKLNAAVAKVEADADVKTRLEGLGAAPANNTPEEFAKQIAAEIAKNKRVAAEAHVKVD, encoded by the coding sequence ATGCTCTTCAAGCAACGCCTTCTTGGCCTGACGGCCGTCGCGGTCCTCGCCGCCGTGCCTGTCCTGGCCCACGCCGATGACGCCTATCCCAGCAAGCCGATCCGCCTGATCGTGCCGTTCCCGCCCGGGGGCACCACCGACATCGTCGGCCGTCTGTTCGCCGACAAGCTGGGCCGTGAGCTGAACCAGACCGTGATCGTGGAAAACCGCGGCGGCGCCGGCGGCTCCATCGGTAGCGCGGCCATCGCCAACGCCGCGCCGGACGGCTACACCCTGGGCATCGCCACCGCCAGCACGCACGGCATCAACCCCGCCGTGTACGCCAAGCTGCCCTTCGATGCCGAGAAGGACTTCACGCCGATCACCAACCTGGCTGCCGTGCCCAACATCATGGCGATCAACCCGAAGATCGGCGCCAAGAACATGGCCGAGTTCATCAAGCTGGCCAAGAGCGAGCCGGGCAAGCTGACGTACGCGTCGGCCGGCAACGGTTCGGTTTCCCACATGATGGGCGAGCTGTTCAAGATGGCTTCGGGCACCAACCTGGTTCACGTGCCGTACCGCGGCGTGGGCCCGGCGTTGAACGACGTGCTGGCCGGCCAGGTCGACGTCATGTATGACAACCTGCCCTCGACCCTGCCGCACGTGCAGGCCAACCGCCTGATCGCCATGGCCGTTGCCGCACCGCAGCGCGTCAAGGCCCTGCCGGATGTGCCGACGTTCGCCGAAGTCGGCCTGCCCGCCGTCAACGACGCTTCGTGGTTCGGTCTGGTCGGTCCCGGCAAGCTGCCCAAGGCCGTGGTCGACAAGCTGAACGCAGCGGTCGCCAAGGTTGAAGCCGATGCTGACGTGAAGACCCGTCTGGAAGGCTTGGGCGCCGCGCCGGCCAACAACACGCCGGAAGAGTTCGCCAAGCAGATCGCCGCTGAAATCGCCAAGAACAAGCGTGTGGCCGCCGAAGCCCACGTCAAGGTCGACTGA
- a CDS encoding N-formylglutamate amidohydrolase yields the protein MLKSQPLSYRLYAPTDYPAAALASPLVLDSPHSGTTYPPDFAPALDFGALRTAEDTWIDDLWSGALELGVPMVAASFPRAYIDANRAADEIDALLLDKPWDGPINETGKVKLGKGLIWRMLDDGTPLYDRKLSVAEVHHRIDACWKPYHQAVGQLLDAAHQRLGKVWHINCHSMPSVAGAYATDKPGLIHPDFVLGDRDGSTSAPEFRQFVAAWLRDKGYNVTENDPYKGVELVRAFGNPAAGRHSLQIEVNRKLYMDEVTLRPHEGYARLQADLRGLSEALVAWMRGQLA from the coding sequence ATGTTGAAATCCCAGCCGCTTTCCTACCGCCTGTATGCGCCGACCGATTACCCGGCCGCCGCCCTTGCTTCTCCCCTGGTTCTCGACTCGCCGCACAGCGGCACCACGTATCCTCCCGACTTCGCGCCCGCCCTCGACTTCGGCGCGCTGCGTACCGCGGAAGACACCTGGATCGATGACCTGTGGAGCGGTGCGCTGGAACTCGGCGTGCCCATGGTGGCGGCGTCTTTCCCGCGCGCTTACATCGACGCCAATCGTGCCGCCGATGAAATCGACGCCTTGTTGCTGGACAAGCCCTGGGACGGTCCCATCAACGAGACCGGCAAGGTCAAGTTGGGCAAAGGCCTGATCTGGCGCATGCTGGATGACGGCACGCCGCTGTATGACCGCAAGCTGAGCGTCGCCGAAGTCCACCACCGCATCGACGCCTGCTGGAAGCCTTATCACCAGGCCGTGGGTCAATTGCTTGATGCGGCGCATCAACGCCTGGGCAAAGTCTGGCACATCAACTGCCACTCCATGCCCAGCGTGGCCGGTGCGTACGCGACCGATAAACCTGGTCTGATTCATCCGGACTTCGTGCTGGGCGATCGCGACGGCAGCACCAGCGCGCCTGAGTTCCGCCAATTCGTGGCGGCCTGGCTGCGTGACAAAGGCTATAACGTCACCGAGAACGATCCGTACAAGGGTGTCGAGCTGGTGCGTGCGTTCGGCAATCCGGCCGCTGGTCGCCACAGCCTGCAGATCGAAGTCAATCGCAAGCTCTATATGGATGAAGTGACCCTGCGTCCGCATGAAGGCTACGCGCGTCTGCAAGCCGATTTGCGTGGCTTGAGCGAGGCGCTGGTGGCCTGGATGCGCGGCCAGCTTGCGTGA
- a CDS encoding cold-shock protein: MATGIVKWFNAEKGYGFIVPDDGSKDLFVHFSEIRTEGFKTLQENQKVSFEVDKNGPKGPSAKNIQVL; the protein is encoded by the coding sequence ATGGCAACCGGTATCGTGAAGTGGTTCAACGCGGAAAAGGGCTATGGCTTCATCGTTCCCGACGATGGCAGCAAGGATCTGTTCGTGCACTTCTCGGAAATTCGCACCGAAGGCTTCAAGACCTTGCAGGAGAACCAGAAGGTCAGCTTCGAAGTTGACAAGAATGGTCCCAAGGGTCCTTCGGCGAAGAATATCCAAGTCCTGTAA
- a CDS encoding TIGR00645 family protein produces MASSPPPRRLHPLAAIIFSSRWLQLPLYLGLIVAQGVYVLLFVKELWHLVSHATSFGEQDIMLIVLGLIDVVMISNLLVMVIVGGYETFVSRLRLEGHPDQPEWLSHVNASVLKVKLAMAIIGISSIHLLRTFIEAGNLDSATARYTSTGVMWQTIIHCVFILSAIGIALVDRLIVVPPHVTDGTAEKHQH; encoded by the coding sequence ATGGCATCTTCCCCTCCCCCTCGCCGACTGCATCCGCTGGCGGCGATCATCTTCAGCTCGCGCTGGCTGCAACTGCCGCTGTACCTGGGCCTGATCGTCGCCCAGGGCGTCTACGTCCTGCTCTTCGTCAAGGAGCTGTGGCACCTGGTGAGCCACGCCACCAGCTTCGGCGAGCAGGACATCATGCTGATCGTGCTGGGCCTGATCGATGTGGTGATGATCTCCAACCTGCTGGTGATGGTGATCGTGGGCGGCTACGAAACCTTCGTGTCGCGGCTGCGCCTGGAAGGCCATCCGGATCAGCCCGAATGGCTGAGCCACGTCAACGCCAGCGTGCTGAAAGTGAAGCTGGCCATGGCGATCATCGGCATTTCATCCATCCATCTGCTGCGCACGTTCATCGAGGCCGGCAATCTGGATAGCGCCACCGCCCGGTATACGTCGACCGGCGTGATGTGGCAGACGATCATCCACTGCGTGTTCATCCTGTCCGCCATCGGTATCGCGCTGGTGGACAGGCTTATCGTCGTGCCTCCTCATGTCACCGACGGCACCGCCGAAAAACACCAGCACTAA